One Terriglobia bacterium DNA segment encodes these proteins:
- the rfbD gene encoding dTDP-4-dehydrorhamnose reductase: MNFAVTGATGLFGHGLVEVISKRHTVFSVGRAEADITRFEEVQALFQKLRPDVVVHAAANPSPDACETDPAQAFLVNVHGTRHVAEAAREVGAGVAYISTDAVFDGESLTPYVETDRAVPPTVYGRTKLLGERLVAALPRYWIFRVSVLFGPGKENFIDKGLRAMKSGQSYVVAEDQTASALYTLDGAEKILEVVERGPSGLYHLTNQGTCSRYELARYAAEKAGLDISRLAGVPADQMGRPAKRLKYAVLEMRALQEAGFSLLRPWQAALDEYLGRLQPF, from the coding sequence ATGAACTTTGCTGTTACCGGCGCGACAGGATTGTTCGGCCACGGGCTCGTCGAGGTCATCAGCAAACGCCATACGGTGTTTTCGGTGGGAAGGGCCGAAGCGGATATCACAAGGTTCGAAGAGGTGCAGGCGCTGTTCCAGAAATTACGCCCTGACGTCGTGGTCCACGCCGCAGCCAATCCCAGTCCTGACGCTTGCGAAACGGATCCGGCGCAGGCCTTTCTGGTCAACGTCCATGGCACGCGCCATGTCGCGGAGGCAGCGCGAGAGGTCGGCGCCGGCGTGGCCTATATCTCGACCGACGCTGTGTTCGACGGCGAGAGTCTGACTCCTTATGTGGAGACTGACCGTGCCGTGCCTCCAACGGTCTACGGCCGAACCAAGCTGCTCGGCGAGCGACTGGTGGCGGCGCTGCCACGATATTGGATATTCCGTGTCTCTGTCCTTTTCGGCCCTGGAAAGGAGAACTTTATTGACAAGGGCCTGAGGGCCATGAAATCGGGCCAATCGTACGTAGTGGCTGAGGACCAGACGGCGAGCGCGCTGTACACACTGGACGGAGCTGAGAAGATTCTCGAAGTGGTTGAGAGGGGACCCTCAGGACTTTACCATCTCACCAACCAGGGGACCTGCAGCCGCTACGAGCTGGCCAGGTATGCGGCGGAGAAGGCGGGACTTGACATCAGCAGGCTTGCCGGTGTTCCAGCCGACCAGATGGGCCGTCCAGCCAAGCGTTTGAAATACGCTGTATTGGAGATGCGGGCTTTGCAGGAAGCGGGTTTTTCGCTGCTCAGGCCCTGGCAGGCCGCTCTCGATGAATATCTGGGGAGATTGCAGCCTTTTTGA
- a CDS encoding MBL fold metallo-hydrolase has protein sequence MAGTGWKVETLLPGSWHSAASVLLSNGGRHFVVDTGMPHEEHLLVNALRQHGLNITDIDSIINTHFHIDHVLNNSLFAGSSIYATQESHDWCCSLYSDLLDSQRWEKLILKYYPQTLEYDHAVERLHQMRKFTLRWWDRKRLGRASQRCWLESHSLPEGLKISLTSGHVPGHVSVIIPEKEQMTVVAGDACLSRSEDVRVLTMIPRDREQARLDRQQVLDLGARIFPGHDVEFMKNGN, from the coding sequence ATGGCTGGAACAGGCTGGAAAGTGGAAACGCTGTTGCCGGGCAGTTGGCACAGCGCCGCATCGGTGCTGCTGTCGAATGGGGGGCGCCATTTCGTGGTCGACACCGGCATGCCGCATGAAGAACACTTGCTTGTGAACGCCCTCCGGCAACACGGCCTTAATATTACAGATATCGACAGCATTATTAACACTCACTTCCACATCGATCACGTTCTTAACAATTCTCTGTTTGCCGGCAGCTCCATTTACGCTACCCAGGAATCTCACGACTGGTGCTGTTCTCTCTACTCCGACCTCCTGGACAGCCAGCGATGGGAAAAGCTGATTCTGAAATATTATCCGCAAACTCTTGAATACGATCATGCGGTGGAACGCCTGCACCAGATGCGCAAGTTCACGTTGCGGTGGTGGGACCGGAAGCGCCTTGGGCGCGCCTCTCAGCGCTGCTGGCTCGAATCTCATTCATTGCCGGAAGGGCTGAAAATATCCTTAACGTCGGGCCACGTTCCCGGGCATGTGTCGGTAATCATCCCGGAGAAGGAGCAGATGACCGTCGTAGCCGGCGACGCTTGCCTCAGCCGCTCAGAAGACGTCCGCGTGCTGACGATGATTCCGCGCGATCGCGAACAGGCCCGCCTGGATCGCCAGCAGGTGCTGGATCTCGGCGCCAGAATCTTCCCGGGCCACGATGTCGAATTCATGAAAAACGGGAATTAG